In a genomic window of Gossypium arboreum isolate Shixiya-1 chromosome 7, ASM2569848v2, whole genome shotgun sequence:
- the LOC108486218 gene encoding AT-rich interactive domain-containing protein 4-like — MMFSAQGSSRNHCSLLAVLCGGKVSDNKQKQPVSDDKPRYPFPELSSSGRLEVQLLNNPSIDEFRRVFESFEPNIVYLQGEQIADSEEIGSLFLGDVDLSTPEALCGVFGSTFPTTVYLEIPNGVKLAEGLHSKGVPYVIYWKNTFSRYVACHFRQALLSVIQSSCSHTWDAFQFANASFKLYCVRNNNIVSSNSQKQSIKPGPHLLGEPPKIDVSQPEVDMQEQEDSPENLPAIKIYDDDVTMRFLVCGSPCTLDAVLLGSLEDGLNALLSIEIRGSKLHNRASAPPPPLQAGTFSRGVVTMRCDFSTCSSAHISLLVSGSAQTCFNDQLLENHIKNELIEKSQLVHAQSSSEESKLPSSEPRRSTSIACGASVFEVCMKVPTWASQVLRQLAPDVSYRSLVMLGIASIQGLSVASFEKDDAERLLFFCKKLSKDPLLGSSLISRTPSWLVPPAPSRKRPEPYKDTKSLNCTIMEGVNGLTRPKINVAAMRPIPHTQRHKMLPFSGFSEAERYDGDQGKVNLPLAPVKQPAPVTHRKALSSSYQAQQIISLNPLPLKKHGCGRAPIQVCSEEEFLRDVMQFLIFRGHTRLVPQGGLAEFPDAILNAKRLDLFNLYREVVSRGGFNVGNGINWKGQVFSKMRNHTLTNRMTGVGNTLKRHYETYLLEYELAHDDVDGECCLLCHSSAAGDWVNCGVCDEWAHFGCDRRQGLGAFKDYAKTDGLEYVCPHCSISSFKKKAAKTMNGY; from the exons ATGATGTTTAGTGCTCAAGGGTCTTCAAGGAACCATTGCAGTCTCCTTGCAGTTCTTTGTGGCGGTAAAGTTTCTGATAATAAGCAAAAGCAACCTGTTTCTGATGATAAGCCCAGATACCCGTTTCCAGAGCTTTCTTCTTCAGGGCGCCTTGAg GTTCAGCTTCTGAATAATCCTAGTATTGATGAGTTCCGGCGGGTTTTTGAATCATTTGAGCCTAATATTGTTTACTTACAAGGAGAGCAGATTGCTGATAGTGAAGAAATTGGCTCCCTGTTTTTGGGGGATGTTGACTTGTCTACTCCAGAAGCTTTATGTGGAGTCTTTGGTTCTACATTTCCTACCACT GTTTACTTAGAGATTCCCAATGGTGTCAAATTGGCAGAGGGACTTCACTCCAAG GGAGTACCTTATGTTATATATTGGAAAAATACATTCTCTCGTTATGTTGCTTGCCATTTTCGTCAAGCACTGTTATCAGTGATTCAAAG TTCATGTAGCCATACATGGGATGCATTCCAATTTGCAAATGCTTCTTTTAAACTGTACTGTGTACGGAACAACAATATTGTCTCTTCTAATAGTCAAAAGCAAAGTATTAAGCCAGGACCACATCTACTTGGGGAGCCTCCCAAGATTGATGTTTCTCAACCAGAGGTAGATATGCAAGAGCAAGAAGACTCTCCTGAAAATCTTCCTGCCATAAAGATATATGATGATGATGTGACTATGAGGTTTCTTGTTTGTGGATCTCCATGTACATTG GATGCTGTCCTTTTGGGATCTTTGGAGGATGGCCTTAATGCCCTCTTAAGCAttgaa ATACGAGGGAGCAAACTCCATAACCGAGCAAG TGCTCCACCACCACCTCTTCAGGCGGGGACATTTTCTCGTGGTGTAGTCACCATGCGTTGCGACTTTTCAACTTGCAGTTCGGCTCACATATCACTTTTAGTGTCTGGTAGCGCACAAACTTGTTTTAATGATCAG CTTTTGGAAAATCATATAAAAAATGAGCTTATTGAGAAGAGTCAACTAGTCCATGCACAATCAAGTTCCGAGGAGAGCAAATTGCCTTCATCCGAGCCTCGTAGATCAACCTCAATTGCCTGTGGAGCAAGTGTGTTTGAAGTGTGCATGAAGGTTCCCACATGGGCTTCGCAG GTTCTGCGGCAACTTGCACCAGATGTGTCATACCGCAGCCTAGTTATGCTGGGGATTGCTAGCATTCAAGGTTTGTCGGTTGCATCTTTTGAAAAAGATGATGCTGAACGTCTTCTTTTCTTTTGCAAAAAGCTGAGCAAAGATCCCCTCTTGGGTAGTTCTCTAATTTCCAGAACTCCCAGTTGGTTGGTGCCGCCGGCACCTAGTCGTAAAAGACCAGAGCCGTATAAAGACACTAAATCTCTAAACTGTACCATCATGGAAGGTGTAAATGGTTTGACAAGACCAAAAATCAATGTTGCTGCTATGAGGCCAATTCCTCACACCCAGCGTCATAAGATGCTTCCCTTTTCTGGATTTTCTGAGGCTGAGAGATATGATGGTGACCAAGGAAAGGTTAACTTGCCATTAGCTCCTGTGAAGCAACCTGCTCCTGTTACACACCGGAAAGCATTGTCGAGTTCTTATCAAGCCCAGCAAATTATTTCTTTAAATCCATTACCCCTTAAGAAACATGGTTGTGGTAGAGCCCCGATACAGGTTTGCTCAGAG GAAGAATTTTTGAGAGATGTAATGCAGTTTCTGATTTTTCGAGGACATACTCGGCTTGTTCCTCAAGGAGGGTTAGCTGAGTTTCCTGATGCCATTCTGAATGCGAAGCGTCTTGACCTTTTTAACTTGTATAGAGAG GTGGTGTCGAGAGGAGGCTTTAATGTCGGGAATGGCATAAATTGGAAAGGACAAGTATTTTCGAAGATGCGCAATCACACATTGACGAATAGAATGACT GGGGTGGGCAACACTCTGAAAAGACATTACGAGACTTACCTTTTAGAGTATGAATTGGCTCACGACGATGTGGATGGAGAATGCTGCTTGTTATGTCACAG TAGCGCAGCTGGTGATTGGGTAAACTGTGGAGTTTGTGACGAATGGGCTCACTTCGGCTGTGATAGGCGGCAGGGGCTTGGAGCCTTTAAG GATTATGCGAAAACAGACGGGCTGGAGTACGTTTGTCCACACTGCAGCATCTCGAGTTTTAAGAAGAAAGCAGCGAAAACTATGAATGGTTATTGA
- the LOC108483576 gene encoding uncharacterized protein LOC108483576 encodes MDDYLDQYFASSSWSDVNFKERSPWVLSEPDQPNALLPSSPISMIGMNHGMECLATQSTPLGVGPQTNCESLGLQFNAGVHSSGSLKGLQVVGDMTTLSQSFNEGGDVICNGGESSEFQRSLTGLETLCSIPQFWQPQPYDGLISSLPMGQTQMQSSSLQGDNGNVDDGNINRFVEIDKFLQLENLSAPINAKEKQDMQNSSYLSFPADRPMTDTMIDLPSLLQSSSPAPNKGCNGTGKPQVRARRGQATDPHSIAERLRREKIAERMKNLQELVPNSNKTDKASMLDAIIEYVRFLQLQVKVLSMSRLGAAGAVVPLITDGQAEGSNGLTLTPLAMGSDGVDCSPSPEQVVFEQEVVKLMESNVTIAMQYLQSKGLCLMPIALAAAISNGKASPSSSSGPVSEERKKFGFTNSIISNDDRVHNTTTCSSSSEGGVRNSNSSNSSGTGNLSGVGIHQSTSDGNFMIEKINGCNGTFKQEVNTLCTAK; translated from the exons ATGGATGATTATCTCGATCAGTATTTTGCTTCTTCGTCTTGGTCGGATGTGAATTTTAAGGAAAGATCACCTTGGGTTCTTAGTGAACCTGATCAGCCAAATGCACTGCTGCCTAGTTCGCCTATAAGCATGATCGGTATGAACCACGGGATGGAGTGCTTAGCTACACAGAGTACTCCTTTAGGTGTTGGGCCGCAAACGAATTGCGAAAGTTTGGGACTGCAGTTTAATGCAGGTGTTCATTCCTCTGGTTCATTAAAGGGTCTTCAAGTTGTCGGTGATATGACCACCCTGTCTCAATCATTTAACGAGGGAGGGGATGTAATATGCAATGGAGGTGAATCTTCTGAATTTCAGAGATCACTTACAGGCCTAGAAACCCTTTGTTCGATACCGCAATTTTGGCAGCCACAACCTTATGATGGTCTAATTTCTTCCCTTCCTATGGGACAAACCCAAATGCAAAGCTCTAGTCTTCAAGGAGATAATGGAAATGTTGATGATGGTAATATTAACAGATTTGTTGAAATCGATAAATTTCTGCAACTCGAGAACTTATCCGCGCCGATCAATGCAAAG GAAAAACAAGATATGCAAAATTCTAGTTACTTGTCTTTTCCTGCCGACCGTCCGATGACAGATACAATGATAGACTTACCATCTCTGCTGCAG AGTTCATCACCTGCACCGAACAAAGGTTGCAATGGAACTGGGAAGCCTCAAGTTAGAGCACGTCGAGGTCAGGCTACTGATCCACACAGCATCGCAGAGAGG CTTCGAAGGGAGAAGATTGCTGAAAGGATGAAGAATCTGCAAGAACTTGTACCGAACTCCAATAAG ACTGACAAGGCCTCTATGCTTGACGCAATCATCGAGTATGTCAGGTTCCTTCAACTCCAAGTCAAG GTACTAAGCATGAGTAGGCTAGGAGCAGCAGGGGCAGTAGTTCCTCTCATAACTGATGGCCAAGCTGAG GGATCTAATGGCTTGACACTAACACCCTTGGCAATGGGAAGTGATGGAGTTGATTGTTCACCATCTCCCGAACAAGTTGTTTTTGAACAAGAAGTGGTGAAACTCATGGAATCCAATGTGACAATAGCCATGCAATATCTGCAAAGTAAAGGTCTATGCCTTATGCCGATTGCGCTCGCCGCTGCCATATCCAACGGGAAGGCATCGCCCTCGTCATCATCAGGTCCTGTTTCCGAGGAAAGGAAGAAATTTGGTTTCACCAACAGTATTATAAGCAATGACGATAGAGTTCACAACACCACCACCTGCAGCAGCAGCAGTGAGGGTGGTGTTCGGAATTCCAACAGTAGTAACAGCAGTGGCACTGGCAACTTGTCTGGTGTCGGGATTCATCAATCAACCTCTGATGGTAATTTCATGATTGAAAAGATCAATGGTTGCAATGGTACCTTCAAACAAGAAGTCAACACTTTGTGTACTGCCAAATGA